In Candidatus Tectomicrobia bacterium, the genomic stretch AGAGGAAGATGATGAGGAGGATGCCGAGCCAGAACACCGGCATCGAGATGCCCGACAGCGCTCCCACCATGCACAGCCGGTCGATCCAGCTGTTCCGGTAGGCCGCCGAGAGGAAGCCCGCCGGGATGCCGATGAGGACGGCGATGAGGACCCCGCCGAAGGCCAGGTAGAGGGTGTGGTGGTAGATGGCCGCGATCTCGGCCATCACCGGCCGCTGGCTCCGGTAGGACTGCCCCAGGTCGCCTTGCACCGCGCGGCCCAGGTAGCGGAGGAACTGCACGTGGAGGGGCCGGTCCAGCCCCAGGTCGCGGCGCAGGTCCGCGACGGCCTGCTTGTCCCCGCCGAGGTCGGAGAGCATGAGGGCGGCCGGGTCGCCGGGCACGAGATGGACGATGAAGAAGACGATGACGAAGGCGGCCGCCAGCGTCAGCAGAGTGGCCCAGAAGCGTTGAATCGCGTAGCGCATGGCGGCGGGAATCCCGGCCTCCCCCCGCCCGGGGGCGGGGGGAGGCGGCGAGGGCTACTTCTCGATCCGGACCTGGCGCCAGGGGAAGGAGTCCTGGAACGTGGGCACGTTGTTCTTCACGTAGGGCTGCATGGCGACGACGTAGTTCACGTTCACGATCGCGAAGCCCGCGACGTCCTCGGCGAGGATCTTCCGCTCCGCCTGCTCGATGTAGGCCTTGCGCTGCTCGTCGTCCACGGTGTGGCGGGCCTTGAGCAGGAGGTCGTCGGCCCGGATGTAGCCCGAGGCGTTGGGGTAGGGCTGGCTCTTGCTGAAGAAGTACTCGTAGAGGTACTGGTCGGCGTCGCTCCGGGTGATCCGGATGAAGACGACGTCGAACTGCCCGGCCCGCGACCGCTTGTCGTAGATGGCCCGCTCCGGGACGTTCATCTTGGCTCGGATGCCCGCCTTCTTCCACTGCTCCTGGAGCACGGCGGCCATCTGGGGCCATTGGGAAGAGGGCATGACGTTCACGTCCACGTCGATGCCGTTGGGGTGGCCCGCCTCGGCGAGGAGCTTCTTCGCCTTCTCCAGATCGTAGTCCGAGGGGTTGTAGAGCTCCTTGTAGCCGAAGACGTGGGGGTTCAGCAGGTTGTGCCGGGGCGTGGCGTTGCCGAAGAAGACGTGCTTGGCGATGGACTCCCGGTCGGTGGCGTGCAGGAAGGCGCGGCGCACGCGGACGTCGTCGAAGGGCTTGCGCTTGAGGTTGAACTGCATGAAATGGGTGGCGTAGCCCGGCGTGGCGAGGACGTTCAGCTTCTGGTTCTTCTTGATCTCCTGGATCGAGGCACCCTCGAGCAGGGTGGCCACGTCCAGGTCGCCGCGCTCG encodes the following:
- a CDS encoding ABC transporter substrate-binding protein — translated: MRTMIRGFALALWLAAGAAVLVPPGASAAPGGEQAIRVRADDDLITMDPAYIGKPSDHMLAMNVFSGLVRLKAGTLQVEPDLATRWELSPDGRTYTFHLRRDAKFHKGYGPVTARDVKFSFDRIKDPKTKSRFRGSLQSLEKVEVVDDHTVRLTIRQPHPAFMVAVLAFRPGWIVSEKAVKEKGSKFGQDPIGSGPFMFEKWVRGSEIVLARNPDSWEKAHLSKVVHKVIRNDTVAKLAIERGDLDVATLLEGASIQEIKKNQKLNVLATPGYATHFMQFNLKRKPFDDVRVRRAFLHATDRESIAKHVFFGNATPRHNLLNPHVFGYKELYNPSDYDLEKAKKLLAEAGHPNGIDVDVNVMPSSQWPQMAAVLQEQWKKAGIRAKMNVPERAIYDKRSRAGQFDVVFIRITRSDADQYLYEYFFSKSQPYPNASGYIRADDLLLKARHTVDDEQRKAYIEQAERKILAEDVAGFAIVNVNYVVAMQPYVKNNVPTFQDSFPWRQVRIEK